The Thermococcus thermotolerans genome contains a region encoding:
- a CDS encoding ABC transporter ATP-binding protein produces the protein MVRVELKGVLKEWEDFRLEISELVVKDGEFLTLLGPSGCGKTTTLRMIAGFEKPGRGEILFDGRPVNDLPPYKRGIGIVFQDYALFPHMTVFRNIAFGLEMKRLPRAEIERRVKWALELVGLEGLENRYPEQLSGGQQQRVALARALVVEPEVLLLDEPLSNLDAKIRERLRGELKRIQRELGITTIYVTHDQEEAMVISDRIAVMNVGHIEQVGKPLELYYRPKTEFVARFLGLSNILELKAENGRACIGGLCFDVGREGKVRIFFRPESVYIKPGDTAEIIDYELLPGRIRLRLGIEGEVILAERFLDELPFGVEAMPERVGVEVGSFSVLG, from the coding sequence ATGGTAAGGGTAGAACTGAAGGGAGTCCTCAAGGAGTGGGAGGATTTCCGGCTTGAGATAAGCGAGTTAGTGGTTAAGGACGGCGAGTTTCTCACGCTCCTTGGCCCGAGCGGCTGTGGGAAGACGACGACGCTCAGAATGATAGCGGGCTTTGAAAAGCCGGGGAGGGGCGAGATACTCTTCGACGGAAGGCCGGTGAACGATTTACCTCCCTACAAGCGCGGCATAGGCATAGTCTTCCAGGACTACGCGCTGTTTCCCCACATGACGGTCTTCAGGAACATCGCCTTCGGCCTTGAGATGAAGAGGCTTCCAAGGGCGGAGATAGAGAGGAGGGTGAAGTGGGCGCTTGAGCTGGTCGGTCTGGAAGGCCTCGAAAACCGCTATCCGGAGCAGCTGAGCGGTGGCCAGCAGCAGCGCGTTGCCCTCGCGAGGGCCCTGGTCGTCGAGCCCGAGGTCCTTCTCCTGGACGAGCCGCTGAGCAACCTCGATGCCAAGATAAGGGAGCGTTTGAGGGGAGAACTAAAGAGAATACAGCGCGAGCTCGGCATAACGACGATATACGTCACCCACGACCAGGAGGAGGCGATGGTGATAAGCGACAGGATAGCCGTCATGAACGTCGGCCACATTGAGCAGGTGGGGAAACCGCTGGAGCTCTACTACCGCCCAAAGACCGAATTCGTGGCGCGCTTTTTAGGTCTGAGCAACATACTGGAGCTTAAAGCCGAGAACGGAAGAGCCTGCATTGGAGGGCTGTGCTTCGACGTCGGAAGAGAGGGAAAGGTGAGAATCTTCTTCCGGCCTGAGAGTGTTTACATAAAACCCGGCGATACCGCCGAAATCATCGACTACGAACTCCTGCCAGGAAGGATAAGACTGCGGCTTGGGATTGAAGGAGAGGTAATCCTAGCGGAGCGCTTCCTCGACGAGCTGCCCTTCGGCGTTGAGGCTATGCCGGAACGGGTAGGTGTTGAAGTGGGGAGCTTCTCGGTGCTGGGGTGA